CGCGAGGCCGCCCCGTTGCGCGGGCACGCCGTCCGTACCGAGGACGTCGAGGAGTACCTGCACCTGGCCCGGCTGCGCGGCAACCGCGTCCGGCTGCGCGGCCTGGTCACCGTCGTCGCCACGGTGTTCGGCCTCGGCTTCGCCCTGTGGCTGTACGTCATGGCGCCCGCGTTTCTGTGGGTGTTCGCGGCCGGCGGGGTGATGACCCTCGGCTACTTCGGGCAGCAGCCCGATGCCCCTGTCATCGGTCCGGCCGTGCTGCGCACCGAGTTGCAGAGGCTGACCGGCACGATCGTGCTGCGCGCCCTGGACTCCATCGGCAACCCGCGCATCTCGGCCGCCGTGAAGAAGGGCGGCGACATGAACGGCATGCGCTTCACCAGCGAGATCACCCGCGACGGGCCCGGCTACCGCGCCGACCTCGACCTTCCGTACGGCGTCGTCCCCGAGGACGTGATGGAGCAGCGCCAGGCCCTCGCGTCCGGCCTGCGCCGCAAGCTGGGCTGCGTGTGGCCGTCCGGCGACCCCGACGAGCACGAGGGGCGGCTGATCCTGTGGGTCGGCGACAAGCCCATGAACGAGACGACGAAGCCGCCGTGGCCGCTGCTCAGCGAGGGCGAGGTCGATCTCTTCAAGCCCGTCGTGTTCGGCAACGACCAGCGGATGCGCGCCATCGTCGTCACCCTCATGTTCGCGTCCGTCGTGATCGGCTCCATCCCCAGGATGGGGAAAACCTTCCTGCTCAGGCTGCTGCTGCTCATCGCCGCCCTCGACCCGCGCGCGGCCCTGTACGCGTTCGACTTCAAGGGCACCGGCGACCTCGGCCCGCTGGAGCCCGTATGCCACCGCTACCGGTCCGGCGAGGACGACGACGACCTCCTGTACGTCCTGCACGCCATGCGGGAGCTGAAGGAGGAGCTGCGGCGCCGCGCCAAGGTGATCCGCTCGCTGCCGAAGTCCCGCTGCCCCGAGTCGAAGGTCACCCCGGCCCTGGCCAGCGACAAGAGCCTCGGTCTGCACCCGATCGTGATCGGCTTCGACGAGTGCCAGGTGCCGTTTGAGCACGAGAAGTACGGCGCCGAGCTGGAATCGATCTGCACCGACATCGCCAAGCGCGGCCCCGCCCTGGGCATCGTCGGGATGTTCGCCACCCAGCGGCCCGACGCGAAGTCCCTCCCGCCGGGCATCTCGGCGAACGCGGTGCTCCGGTTCTGCCTGAAGGTGATGGGCCACACCGCGAACGACATGGTGCTTGGCACCGGCGCCTACAAGTCGGGCATCCGCGCGACCATGTTCACCCGCTCCGACCGCGGCATCTGCTGGATGTCCGGCGAGGGCGACGACCCGCTGATCGTGGCCTCGGCGTTCGTCGACGGCCCAGGCGCCGAGCTGGTCGTGGCCCGCGCCCGGCAGCTGCGCGAGGACTACGGCAACGTCACCGGCCACGCCCTCGGCGAGGGACCGGCGGCCACGGTCGGGATGGACATCCTCGGCGACGTCCTGAAGGTCATGGCCGTCACGGAGAAGGCCACGTGGTGCGAGCGCCTGGCCGCCCGTCTCGCCGAGCTCCGGCCGGACGTGTACGGGGAGTGGAAGGGCGAGCACGTCACCGCCGCACTCAAGCCCTGGAGCGTCCGTACGGGCCAGGTGTGGGGGCAGACCGAGGAGGGCGAGGGCAAGAACCGGCGCGGCATCGAACGTGCCGATGTGGTCGCCGCGGTCGCCCGCCGGGAGGCC
This genomic stretch from Streptomyces deccanensis harbors:
- a CDS encoding cell division protein FtsK — its product is MTDTVVPASVDTEEQAPPVPVDNPKLPDPGVTDEKRRPILPAWLKDRTEFATTTRHAGARLGYASAYHGLRLPWYGIQLTAMAPRGACRLVAETNRWVWDREAAPLRGHAVRTEDVEEYLHLARLRGNRVRLRGLVTVVATVFGLGFALWLYVMAPAFLWVFAAGGVMTLGYFGQQPDAPVIGPAVLRTELQRLTGTIVLRALDSIGNPRISAAVKKGGDMNGMRFTSEITRDGPGYRADLDLPYGVVPEDVMEQRQALASGLRRKLGCVWPSGDPDEHEGRLILWVGDKPMNETTKPPWPLLSEGEVDLFKPVVFGNDQRMRAIVVTLMFASVVIGSIPRMGKTFLLRLLLLIAALDPRAALYAFDFKGTGDLGPLEPVCHRYRSGEDDDDLLYVLHAMRELKEELRRRAKVIRSLPKSRCPESKVTPALASDKSLGLHPIVIGFDECQVPFEHEKYGAELESICTDIAKRGPALGIVGMFATQRPDAKSLPPGISANAVLRFCLKVMGHTANDMVLGTGAYKSGIRATMFTRSDRGICWMSGEGDDPLIVASAFVDGPGAELVVARARQLREDYGNVTGHALGEGPAATVGMDILGDVLKVMAVTEKATWCERLAARLAELRPDVYGEWKGEHVTAALKPWSVRTGQVWGQTEEGEGKNRRGIERADVVAAVARREADRLAA